In Emys orbicularis isolate rEmyOrb1 chromosome 12, rEmyOrb1.hap1, whole genome shotgun sequence, one genomic interval encodes:
- the LOC135886530 gene encoding protein-glutamine gamma-glutamyltransferase E-like: MAALTLTNINWQLEANANAHHTDKYSSTELIVRRGQAFTIILTFNRALQTGESLTFIAETGPKPSLQAKTQAVFDISSTASNSTWSAVQQSTNSSSVSISISSPANAAIGRYKLSVQPASGGSASRRTLGTFVLLFNPWSSGDDVFMPDSIERKEYVLEEFGIVFVGNVNRISKMGWNYGQFQGDILNICLSILDRSLSYRKDPATDVSRRNDPKYVGRVLSAMVNGNNDDGVIWGNWSGNYSGGTSPSSWNGSVEILRKWKDAGFKPVKFGQCWVFASVLTTVLRCLGIPTRMISNFNSAHDSDRNLSVDEYYDDSGNPLKIGEDSIWNFHVWNESWFTRSDLGPSYNGWQILDATPQEQSAGIFQCGPASLIAIKEGDVDLDYDSPFVFAEVNADRITWTYDIRTREAKPISSETKSIGQFTSTKAVGSYDRVDVTNNYKYAEGSQKEREVYEKARTKLSRVLGFSSTSEKRPEIDQKPDISGKFKVDGSLEIGKDVSLILVLRNLTSDAKTVKANMTAWTIVYTGKPIHEVWKDSLSHTLGPEEEKQFPIKITYAEYQQNLTRDNMIQVTALCQVESGIDTVVGRNITLDNPDLVMQVLSDAKVNEPVNVEVVFTNPLDQEVKDCVLQAEGSDLLKGKLKIEMPSLQPRQSSKVPLEIIPTKSGTKQLLVNFSCDKFPDVKAFETINVAK, encoded by the exons ATGGCTG CTCTGACATTGACAAATATCAACTGGCAGCTTGAAGCAAATGCGAATGCACACCATACTGATAAATACTCCAGCACAGAGCTGATTGTGAGGAGAGGACAGGCCTTCACTATCATCCTGACCTTCAACAGAGCACTGCAGACTGGAGAGAGCTTAACATTCATtgcagaaacag GGCCAAAACCATCACTGCAAGCGAAGACCCAGGCTGTATTTGACATCTCCAGCACAGCGAGCAATAGTACCTGGAGCGCAGTCCAACAATCCACCAACTCCAGCTCCGTCAGCATCTCTATTTCCAGCCCAGCTAATGCTGCCATCGGACGCTACAAACTGAGCGTGCAGCCTGCCTCAGGTGGTAGTGCCTCCCGTAGGACTCTCGGAACATTCGTTCTGCTCTTTAACCCTTGGTCTTCAG GAGATGATGTGTTTATGCCCGACAGCATTGAGCGCAAGGAGTACGTGCTGGAAGAGTTTGGAATTGTCTTTGTGGGCAACGTAAACCGTATTAGCAAGATGGGCTGGAATTATGGCCAG tTTCAAGGAGACATTCTGAATATCTGCCTTTCCATACTGGATAGAAGCCTAAGCTACCGTAAAGACCCTGCCACTGATGTGTCTCGCAGAAATGATCCCAAATACGTGGGCCGTGTGCTCAGTGCCATG GTCAATGGTAATAATGATGATGGGGTGATATGGGGAAACTGGAGTGGAAATTACTCTGGTGGAACAAGTCCAAGCAGTTGGAATGGAAGCGTTGAAATCCTGCGAAAGTGGAAGGATGCAGGATTTAAACCTGTTAAATTTGGACAATGCTGGGTTTTTGCATCAGTGCTGACCACAG TGCTCAGGTGTCTGGGGATTCCTACTCGTATGATTTCAAATTTCAACTCTGCCCATGATTCAGATAGAAACCTGAGTGTGGATGAATATTATGATGATTCTGGAAATCCTCTGAAAATAGGGGAGGATAGCATCTG GAATTTCCATGTCTGGAATGAAAGCTGGTTTACCCGAAGTGACCTGGGGCCCTCCTACAATGGATGGCAAATTCTGGATGCAACTCCCCAGGAGCAAAGTGCAG GAATATTTCAGTGTGGTCCTGCTTCACTTATAGCCATCAAAGAAGGCGATGTAGACCTGGACTATGACTCTCCATTCGTATTTGCTGAGGTGAATGCAGACCGTATCACCTGGACTTACGACATTAGGACTAGAGAGGCAAAGCCGATCTCTTCTGAGACCAAGTCAATTGGCCAGTTCACCAGCACCAAGGCAGTAGGCAGTTATGACCGTGTAGATGTCACTAATAATTACAAATATGCAGAAG gctctcagaaagaaagagaagtgTATGAAAAGGCTCGTACAAAGCTGAGTCGAGTACTTGGTTTCAGTTCCACATCAGAGAAGCGACCAGAAATTGATCAAAAGCCTGACATTTCAGGGAAGTTCAAGGTGGATGGCTCCTTAGAGATTGGGAAAGATGTCAGCCTAATCTTGGTTCTCAGAAATTTGACCTCTGATGCTAAGACTGTAAAGGCAAATATGACTGCTTGGACCATCGTGTACACTGGGAAGCCAATTCATGAGGTCTGGAAAGACTCCCTTTCACATACTCTTGGTCCTGAAGAAG agAAACAGTTTCCCATTAAGATAACGTATGCTGAGTACCAGCAAAATTTAACAAGAGACAACATGATTCAAGTAACAGCTTTGTGTCAAGTTGAAAGTGGGATTGATACGGTGGTGGGAAGAAACATCACTCTGGATAACCCTGACCTTGTCATGCAG GTGCTCAGTGATGCAAAGGTGAATGAACCAGTGAATGTGGAAGTGGTATTTACCAATCCTCTCGATCAAGAGGTGAAAGACTGCGTGCTGCAGGCAGAAGGCAGTGACCTGCTGAAAGGAAAGCTCAAGATAGA aATGCCCTCACTACAGCCCAGGCAGAGTTCCAAAGTACCGCTTGAAATCATTCCCACCAAGAGTGGAACCAAGCAACTGCTCGTTAATTTCTCCTGTGACAAGTTTCCAGATGTCAAAGCCTTTGAGACCATAAATGTGGCCAAGTGA